One stretch of Halobacillus litoralis DNA includes these proteins:
- the rsgA gene encoding ribosome small subunit-dependent GTPase A, translated as MKRNDFTEFFKAQMNEGDHIGRVTRLTHGLYTVVDDEQERNGEVSGRFHHTVEVDKDYPAVGDWVVFEPYDAGTRAKIHRVLDRKTVLSRKKAGGSHQEQIIAANVDTVFIVTALTQEFNPRRIERYVQQVYESGASPVVVLTKRDLCDTAAHHIAEVESVAPGVPVYAVDSLTGAGMEELITELCAGGTISLVGSSGVGKSTLINHLLGMEKQATQGVREEDQRGRHTTTHRELFELPNGTYIIDTPGMRELQLWGGDEDGVDQTFSDIDLLSASCKFRDCKHEQEPGCAVKQAIEEGELEAARLKSYNKLKRELKRLELKDRYGTHRTNRMLHGPNAIK; from the coding sequence ATGAAACGGAATGATTTTACAGAATTTTTCAAAGCACAAATGAACGAAGGGGACCACATCGGAAGAGTCACCCGTCTGACCCATGGATTGTACACTGTCGTGGATGATGAGCAGGAGCGGAACGGAGAAGTATCTGGGAGGTTTCATCATACCGTCGAGGTAGACAAAGATTATCCAGCTGTCGGAGATTGGGTCGTATTTGAACCTTATGATGCAGGAACGCGCGCCAAAATCCACCGCGTCCTGGACCGGAAAACAGTCTTGTCGCGGAAAAAAGCGGGAGGAAGTCATCAAGAGCAAATCATAGCAGCGAACGTCGATACCGTTTTTATCGTCACCGCTTTGACCCAGGAGTTTAATCCAAGAAGAATCGAACGGTATGTTCAACAGGTATATGAGAGCGGAGCGAGTCCAGTGGTTGTTTTAACAAAAAGGGACTTGTGTGACACGGCTGCTCATCATATCGCTGAAGTCGAAAGTGTTGCGCCGGGTGTTCCTGTCTATGCTGTCGATAGTTTGACCGGGGCTGGAATGGAAGAGCTAATTACTGAATTATGTGCGGGCGGAACCATTTCCCTTGTAGGTTCTTCTGGTGTTGGAAAATCGACGCTGATCAACCATTTGCTCGGCATGGAAAAACAAGCGACACAAGGCGTGCGTGAAGAGGATCAGCGTGGGCGCCATACGACGACTCACAGGGAGTTGTTTGAACTGCCGAACGGTACTTATATCATTGATACACCTGGGATGCGCGAATTGCAGCTATGGGGTGGAGATGAAGATGGTGTCGACCAGACGTTCTCTGATATCGACCTCTTGAGCGCGTCTTGTAAATTCAGAGACTGCAAGCATGAACAAGAGCCGGGATGTGCAGTAAAACAAGCGATTGAAGAAGGCGAGCTTGAAGCTGCACGCCTGAAAAGCTACAACAAGTTGAAACGGGAGCTGAAGCGGCTCGAGCTGAAAGATCGGTACGGGACGCACCGGACAAACCGGATGCTGCACGGACCGAACGCGATCAAGTAG